One segment of Trypanosoma brucei brucei TREU927 chromosome 8, complete sequence DNA contains the following:
- a CDS encoding monoglyceride lipase, putative, with the protein MGCFCCCCCCAVRDSHDLKYATPDRVPPDGELFPWYIQNRQGLWLHFRDWPPPRDVPNVRGVLFIVSGLGEHTARYGGVGRYFSREGFHVFCMDNQGAGASEGARLYVSDFDDFIVDFFLFKRHVFSLYPEYEALPRFLLGHSMGGLIATHVSLRDPTGFTGFIFSGPALKPHPKLASCFKQCCVGLMSSCVPKFGVGSIDPKSVSTNRQVVELLEQDPLNFDAKLTARWGKTMLDAMESVWTQVERATYPVLILHGAKDALCPISGSRKFLESVPTTDKQLIEYPGLGHEVLTEVRWREVLGDILKFINAHCK; encoded by the coding sequence ATGGGatgtttttgctgctgctgctgctgcgctgTCCGTGACAGTCACGATTTAAAATATGCCACACCGGATCGTGTACCGCCTGATGGGGAACTCTTCCCATGGTATATACAAAATAGACAAGGACTTTGGCTTCATTTTCGTGACTGGCCACCACCGCGGGATGTACCGAATGTACGCGGCGTACTTTTTATTGTGAGTGGACTTGGTGAGCATACCGCCCGTTACGGTGGTGTGGGCCGTTATTTTTCCCGTGAAGGGTTCCATGTGTTTTGTATGGACAACCAAGGCGCTGGTGCAAGTGAGGGCGCAAGATTGTACGTTTCGGACTTTGATGATTTTATTGTtgacttttttctcttcaagAGGCATGTATTTTCCCTCTATCCGGAATATGAAGCACTACCCCGGTTCCTGTTGGGCCATTCCATGGGTGGACTCATAGCTACTCATGTCTCCCTTCGTGATCCTACCGGGTTTACGGGGTTTATTTTCAGTGGACCGGCATTAAAACCCCATCCGAAGCTTGCTTCATGTTTCAAGCAGTGTTGTGTGGGTTTAATGTCAAGTTGTGTGCCTAAATTTGGTGTAGGAAGCATAGATCCCAAATCAGTGAGTACAAATCGTCAAGTGGTAGAGTTGTTAGAACAAGATCCCCTTAACTTTGATGCTAAGTTAACGGCACGGTGGGGTAAAACAATGCTTGACGCTATGGAATCTGTATGGACGCAGGTAGAAAGGGCAACATACCCGGTACTGATTTTACATGGCGCGAAGGATGCTTTATGTCCAATTAGTGGTTCACGGAAGTTCCTTGAATCCGTGCCAACTACGGACAAACAGTTGATTGAATACCCTGGTTTAGGTCATGAAGTGTTGACGGAAGTGCGCTGGAGGGAAGTACTTGGTGACATTTTAAAGTTTATTAATGCACACTGTAAATAG